The Candidatus Hydrogenedentota bacterium genome has a segment encoding these proteins:
- a CDS encoding site-2 protease family protein, giving the protein MANINLQEVILQYMCLLFSLSAHEAAHAAMANWCGDPSARLLGRMTLNPVKHADPIGTVILPLFAMITKFPFLFGWAKPVPFNPRNLGNMRRDPMLIALAGPAANLALALSGVLLLRILASLLGVFPESAVMGMLLQTFIYLVMINMVLMLFNLIPLPPLDGHHVLDALLPHNARQMMEKLGPFSLIILFLLVFRFRILDMPIALVSRGLFTLAFYGTPVYDIMMGG; this is encoded by the coding sequence TTGGCAAACATCAACCTGCAAGAGGTGATTCTACAGTACATGTGCCTGCTCTTCTCGCTGAGCGCGCATGAGGCGGCGCACGCGGCCATGGCCAACTGGTGCGGGGACCCGTCCGCGCGGCTGCTGGGCCGGATGACCTTGAACCCGGTCAAGCACGCGGACCCCATCGGCACGGTGATTCTGCCGCTTTTCGCCATGATCACCAAGTTCCCCTTCCTTTTCGGCTGGGCGAAGCCGGTGCCGTTCAACCCGCGCAACCTGGGCAACATGCGCCGCGACCCAATGCTCATCGCATTGGCGGGACCCGCCGCCAACCTGGCGCTGGCCCTGAGCGGGGTGCTGCTGCTGCGGATTCTGGCGTCCCTGCTGGGGGTCTTCCCGGAGTCCGCGGTGATGGGGATGCTGCTCCAGACCTTCATTTACCTGGTCATGATCAACATGGTGCTGATGCTGTTCAACCTGATTCCCCTGCCCCCGCTGGACGGGCACCATGTGCTGGACGCCCTGCTGCCCCACAACGCCCGCCAGATGATGGAGAAGCTCGGGCCGTTCAGCCTGATCATCCTGTTCCTGCTCGTATTCCGCTTCCGCATTCTGGACATGCCCATTGCACTGGTGAGCCGGGGCCTCTTCACGCTGGCCTTCTACGGGACCCCTGTCTACGACATCATGATGGGCGGGTGA